The following are encoded together in the Tetrapisispora phaffii CBS 4417 chromosome 5, complete genome genome:
- the COI1 gene encoding Coi1p (similar to Saccharomyces cerevisiae YDR381C-A; ancestral locus Anc_5.459), which produces MNSNAFEALGKKLAIITVIGFGALFVAKNNVKSKKASKFQPNVKVSATEQNTGDYYSNLAKIKPGFPLPKDDSSDAGGSKYQRKSKYEGSGNSYLSRKGGDRLGFLDRREND; this is translated from the exons ATGAACTCCAATGCTTTTGAAGCTTTAGG GAAGAAATTAGCAATAATCACAGTTATAGGATTTGGTGCATTGTTTGTTGCTAAAAACAATGTCAAATCCAAAAAGGCCTCTAAGTTTCAACCAAATGTAAAAGTTTCAGCTACTGAACAAAACACTGGCgattattattcaaatttagcCAAAATTAAACCAGGATTTCCTCTCCCTAAGGATGATTCTTCTGATGCTGGAGGATCTAAATATCAGAGAAAGAGTAAGTATGAGGGATCAGGTAATAGTTATTTGAGTAGGAAAGGGGGAGATCGATTAGGATTTTTAGATAGAAGAGAGAACGACTAA
- the ATO3 gene encoding putative ammonium permease ATO3 (similar to Saccharomyces cerevisiae ATO3 (YDR384C); ancestral locus Anc_5.464), with protein MNKESGSEHVYDQSSSNIERTTIQDITCDGDIIAMGSNLYRKSDLIKILSENNGLAYAPQHQQSTARKLANPVPLGLASFSLSCLTLSLVNANVRGVTENKLLISTFMFFGGAIELFAGLLCFVTGDTYAMTVFSSFGGFWISYGCINTDQFHSISAYADDPVMLQNVTGFFLAGWVVFTFLVLMCTLKSTWGLFGLLFTLDLTFLFLCIGNFIGNNNVKMAGGYFGIISSCCGWYSLYCMLADSKNTYFPIPATTMPNFPDA; from the coding sequence ATGAACAAAGAATCTGGTTCGGAACATGTGTATGACCAATCCTCctcaaatattgaaaggACAACAATCCAAGATATCACCTGTGATGGTGATATCATTGCTATGGGTTCAAATTTATACAGAAAAAgtgatttaattaaaattctATCAGAAAACAATGGCCTTGCGTATGCTCCTCAACATCAACAATCAACTGCAAGAAAATTAGCTAATCCAGTTCCATTAGGCTTAGCTTCATTCTCTTTGTCTTGTTTGACTTTGTCTTTAGTTAACGCTAACGTTCGTGGTGTTACTGAAAATAAACTTTTGATTTCAACATTTATGTTCTTTGGTGGTgctattgaattatttgctGGTTTACTATGTTTTGTTACTGGTGACACATATGCCATGACCGTGTTCTCTTCTTTCGGTGGTTTTTGGATTTCTTACGGTTGTATTAACACAGATCAATTTCATAGTATCTCAGCCTATGCAGATGATCCAGTAATGTTACAAAACGTAACAGGTTTCTTTTTAGCTGGTTGGGTGGTTTTCACGTTTTTGGTCTTAATGTGCACATTAAAGAGTACGTGGGGTTTATTTGGTTTGCTATTCACTTTGGATCTAACTTTCTTATTTCTGTGTATCGGTAATTTCATTGGTAATAACAATGTTAAGATGGCAGGTGGTTATTTCGGTATCATCAGTAGCTGTTGCGGTTGGTATTCGTTATACTGTATGCTTGCAGACTCAAAGAATACATACTTTCCAATACCTGCTACCACTATGCCAAATTTCCCAGACGCTTAA
- the NKP1 gene encoding Nkp1p (similar to Saccharomyces cerevisiae NKP1 (YDR383C); ancestral locus Anc_5.463), whose product MYSEILDYIEKEVNNSVNTSINNISKLDDIPHDLLYLITQEYNKNQGLKLSQNKKDLLAKNIYDLEQELRRSQILQINEFVGEVPKYSIGTEILKQNAKSKDLNDSISINKLISDIFNLPQMSLVRGLDEDTEDEQEKKYLTTLNEYNNIRDELTNKCTAIIYGESILKNIHEDTEILTTLFKAIEQFQGSETQNNGNSNPSTYLNNYNSDLKRNLQELELLLEETVKSRSVTKVTKEKIDTLFNNL is encoded by the coding sequence ATGTATTCAGAAATCCTtgattatattgaaaaggAAGTTAACAACTCTGTCAATACTTCgatcaataatataagcAAGTTAGATGACATTCCGCATGATTTATTGTACCTGATCACacaagaatataataaaaatcaaGGATTAAAGCTATCACAGAACAAAAAAGATCTACTAGCCAAGAACATATATGACTTGGAACAAGAATTAAGACGTTCacaaattttacaaataaATGAGTTCGTTGGGGAAGTACCTAAATATTCGATTGGTACagaaatattgaaacagAATGCAAAGTCGAAAGATCTAAATGACTCCATATCTataaacaaattaatatcTGATATATTCAACTTACCACAAATGTCTTTAGTTCGTGGCCTAGACGAAGATACTGAAGatgaacaagaaaaaaaatatttaacgacattaaatgaatataacaACATTAGAGATGAGTTAACTAATAAATGTACCGCTATAATATATGGTGAGAGTAtcttaaaaaatatacatgAAGACACTGAAATCTTAACAACTTTATTTAAGGCAATTGAACAATTCCAGGGATCTGAAACTCAAAATAATGGAAATTCAAATCCATCtacatatttaaataactACAATTCAGATCTAAAAAGAAACCTACAAGAACTAGAACTACTCTTAGAAGAAACAGTCAAGTCACGATCTGTTACAAAAGTAACCAAAGAGAAAATAGATAcactttttaataatttatag
- the TPHA0E01540 gene encoding putative haloacid dehalogenase-like hydrolase (similar to Saccharomyces cerevisiae YOR131C; ancestral locus Anc_5.465) codes for MTNFQLKETVRTNRIKSVVFDMDGTLCLPQPWMFVEMRKSISLHDKSVDILDFIKWLPTEEARAVASSNIASVENKAMLEMVPQPGLIPLLKYLHQNNISKNICTRNLIGPVHYFISNFIEPTVLQNFENILTRDFVPTKPNPDPILNIMQKLDLRADEILMVGDSMDDMLSGKAAGCTTILLENEINKHLKDTNREYIDIVVKDLSEIIDIIERL; via the coding sequence ATGACTAACTTTCAATTGAAGGAAACAGTCAGAACTAACAGAATAAAGTCGGTTGTGTTTGACATGGATGGTACATTGTGCCTGCCACAACCTTGGATGTTCGTAGAGATGAGGAAGTCCATTAGTCTGCACGACAAGTCAGTTGATATACTAGATTTCATCAAATGGTTGCCGACTGAAGAAGCTAGGGCAGTTGCAAGCAGTAACATTGCAAGTGTTGAAAACAAAGCAATGTTAGAGATGGTACCTCAACCTGGATTGATTCcgttattgaaatatttacatcAAAATAACATCAGTAAAAATATATGCACACGAAATTTGATTGGTCCAGTCCATTACTTCATATCTAATTTCATTGAACCTACCGTGTTGCaaaatttcgaaaatatTCTGACTCGAGATTTCGTACCCACAAAACCAAATCCAGATCCTATACTGAACATCATGCAAAAGTTAGACCTGCGAGCagatgaaatattaatggTGGGGGACTCGATGGATGACATGCTCAGCGGCAAAGCAGCAGGATGTACAACAATcttattagaaaatgagATAAATAAGCACCTCAAAGATACGAACAGGGAATATATAGACATAGTGGTTAAAGATTTATCCGAAATAATCGATATTATTGAGCGTCTATAA
- the ARO10 gene encoding phenylpyruvate decarboxylase ARO10 (similar to Saccharomyces cerevisiae ARO10 (YDR380W); ancestral locus Anc_5.456) has protein sequence MAPVLGDVVHSDTSLSDLNEHSNKMTISSLITSTPNRIPFGKYIFRRLQSCGTKSVFGVPGDYNLNLLEQMYDEEDSITPNEIQWIGCCNELNAAYAADGYSRYTNKIGCLITTYGVGELSAINGIAGAFTENVKLLHIVGVVSQDKMKSGRNFHHLIPNKENANLQAPNYQICKDMIDNKISCSTKFLDNIATACDDFDDLLRDIFKNSKPGFLFIPEEFSNLMVSDANLFLVPKITLEDSIIPSPISYDSIDRLTQITKDLIYQSKRPAIIGDILVDRFGGTTILNELIQNTGIWNFSTIMGKSIINEANENYIGLFSGDDGKQEVNDKIRQCDLILHFGIDTNEVNSGVYTLENYYPKNAKIIEFHSNYIKIKDNSTSRVDLYKNLNFIHVLKRLNKILDTSKLLFDYPYISKNIQTECSDDEKSNKVITQDYIKDAILKLLNPGDILLCDTGTFQFSVRDYQLPPQVKYISQSFYLSIGMALPASLGVGIGMKDYPNIHIKPDDSIIKTQPKLILCEGDGAAQMTIQEISTLIRYKIPISIFLWNNDGYTIERAIRGPTRDYNDIQPWNWTMLIKSFETNIKSFIKTYKVTEQQEFKNLLTKIKQNNFNEDSLNFIEVQLGRLDVPHILQDFMDRMKKRATAKALSD, from the coding sequence ATGGCACCAGTATTAGGAGATGTTGTTCATTCTGATACAAGTCTCTCTGATTTGAATGAACATTCCAATAAAATGACAATTAGTAGTCTTATTACAAGTACGCCAAATAGAATTCCTTTtggtaaatatatatttagaaGACTACAGTCATGTGGTACTAAATCTGTATTTGGTGTACCTGGtgattataatttaaatcttttaGAACAAATGTATGATGAGGAGGATTCGATTACTCCTAATGAAATTCAGTGGATAGGTTGTTGTAATGAATTGAACGCGGCATATGCTGCCGATGGATACTCTAGATACACTAATAAGATTGGTTGTTTGATAACCACATATGGTGTTGGCGAATTAAGCGCTATCAATGGTATCGCAGGTGCCTTCACAGAAAATGTAAAATTACTACATATAGTAGGTGTCGTTTCGCAGGATAAAATGAAAAGCGGCagaaattttcatcatttgatTCCAAACAAAGAGAACGCTAACTTGCAAGCTCCAAACTATCAAATATGTAAAGACAtgattgataataaaatttccTGTAGCACAAAATTTTTGGATAATATTGCAACTGCCTGTGATGACTTTGATGATTTATTGAGggacatttttaaaaattctaaGCCTggatttttatttattccagaagaattttctaatttaatGGTAAGTGATgctaatttatttttggttCCAAAAATAACTCTTGAAGATTCTATTATCCCTTCTCCAATCTCATATGACTCCATTGATAGACTTACCCAAATTACTAAAGACCTGATTTATCAAAGTAAGAGACCAGCAATTATTGGTGATATATTGGTCGATAGGTTTGGTGGaacaacaatattaaatgaattgatTCAAAACACAGGGATATGGAATTTTTCTACCATTATGGgtaaatcaataataaatgaagctaatgaaaattatattgGTCTTTTTAGTGGTGACGATGGGAAGCAAGAAgtaaatgataaaattagaCAATGCGATTTAATATTGCACTTTGGTATTGATACTAATGAAGTCAATTCTGGTGTGTATACTCTAGAAAATTATTACCCTAAAAATGctaaaattattgaatttcattcaaattatatcaAGATTAAAGATAATTCCACTAGCAGAGTTGACCTgtataaaaatttaaattttattcatGTATTGAAAAGACTGAATAAAATACTTGATACATCAAAATTACTATTTGACTATCCATATATTTCCAAGAATATACAAACTGAATGCAGTGACGATGAAAAGAGTAACAAAGTCATAACACAAGATTATATTAAGGATGcaatattaaaacttttaaatcCTGGTGATATTTTACTGTGTGACACCGGCACATTCCAATTTTCCGTTCGTGATTACCAGTTGCCGCCACaagttaaatatatatcacaAAGTTTTTACTTATCAATTGGTATGGCGTTACCTGCATCACTAGGTGTTGGTATTGGTATGAAAGATTATCCAAATATTCATATAAAACCAGATGACAGCATAATAAAGACTCAACcaaaattgattttatgTGAAGGAGATGGTGCTGCACAGATGACTATTCAGGAAATATCCACATTGATTAGATATAAAATTCCaattagtatatttttatgGAATAATGATGGATATACAATTGAAAGGGCTATTAGAGGACCTACAAGAGATTATAATGATATTCAACCATGGAATTGGACCATGTTAATTAAATCCTTTGAAACtaatataaaatcatttattaagACATATAAAGTTACAGAACAAcaagaatttaaaaatttattgacaaaaattaaacaaaataatttcaatgaagATAGTTTAAATTTTATCGAAGTTCAATTAGGTAGGCTTGATGTTCCACATATTTTACAAGATTTCATGGATAGAATGAAGAAAAGGGCAACTGCAAAAGCGCTTTCAGATTAA
- the ORT1 gene encoding Ort1p (similar to Saccharomyces cerevisiae ORT1 (YOR130C); ancestral locus Anc_5.461) gives MSADLEPKHSSVELSQNDALTDIFYGSIAGCLGKIIEYPFDTVKVRLQTQSSTLFPNTWSCIKYTYKNEGIRRGFFQGISSPLVGAAMENAVLFLSYNQCSKFLESRSNLQLSSLQNIIVSGAFAGSCASFVLTPVELIKCRLQVLNIHNATNVTIKYSNKILPTIFDVLKSNGVFGLWKGQSSTFIRESVGGVAWFSTYELLKSSLLKRRQKKNPEIKDNCTWELLISGGSSGLAFNATIFPADTVKSVMQTEHKSLTEAFKSIMLKQGIKGFYRGLGITLIRAVPANATVFYVYETLSKI, from the coding sequence ATGTCTGCTGATTTGGAACCAAAACATTCTAGTGTTGAACTAAGTCAAAACGATGCCCTCACCGATATTTTTTATGGATCAATTGCTGGGTGCTTAGGAAAAATCATTGAATATCCATTTGACACAGTGAAAGTTAGATTACAGACCCAAAGTTCGACATTGTTTCCCAATACTTGGTCTTGCATAAAGTACACATACAAGAATGAAGGGATTAGAAGAGGTTTTTTCCAAGGGATATCTTCACCTCTAGTAGGAGCAGCTATGGAAAATGCAGTTTTATTTCTTTCCTATAATCAATGctcaaaatttttagaatCAAGATCTAACCTTCAATTGTCATcattacaaaatatcatCGTCTCAGGTGCGTTTGCTGGCTCGTGTGCAAGTTTTGTACTTACCCCTGTGGAGCTAATTAAATGTAGATTGCAAGTTTTAAACATCCATAACGCAACTAATGTGACGATAAAATACTCTAATAAAATACTTCCGACCATTTTTGATGTGTTGAAGTCAAACGGCGTGTTTGGTTTATGGAAAGGTCAATCAAGTACCTTCATTAGAGAATCTGTAGGTGGAGTGGCATGGTTTTCTACATATGAATTACTCAAATCATCGTTGCTGAAAAGAagacaaaagaaaaaccCAGAAATCAAAGATAATTGTACTTGGGAATTGTTAATCAGTGGTGGTTCGTCAGGATTAGCATTTAATGCTACCATATTTCCTGCAGATACGGTCAAGTCGGTAATGCAAACTGAACACAAATCACTCACAGAGGCCTTTAAATCTATTATGTTAAAACAAGGTATTAAAGGATTTTATCGTGGGCTTGGTATTACTTTAATAAGAGCTGTTCCAGCAAATGCAACGGTATTTTACGTTTATGAAACCCTATCCAAGATATAG
- the YRA1 gene encoding RNA-binding protein YRA1 (similar to Saccharomyces cerevisiae YRA1 (YDR381W); ancestral locus Anc_5.458), producing MSAALDKSLDEIIGSRKKPARARITNTRRAAGPRRVAKNAVAGRRVALTQRNVRARVQRAAAPVNAAQRVAALLQNTKEARVNVEGLPREIKQDAVREFFSSEVGGVQRVLLSYNERGNSTGMATITFRNGEMAKRAVAKFNGAPIDGGRSRLKLNLIIDPTAQPVRTLNERITALPRGVPSQRGQQRPHQRGQQRPQQRGQQKPQQRGQQRAPSRKAAAAKAEKQKRREKPVKKSLEELDKEMADYFEEKK from the exons atGTCTGCTGCTTTAGATAAATCCTTAGATGAAATTATCGGTTCTCGTAAGAAACCAGCCAGAGCTAGAATCACTAACACTCGTCGTGCTGCCGGTCCAAGAAGAGTAGCTAAGAATGCTGTTGCCGGCCGTCGTGTTGCTTTAACTCAAAGAAATGTTAGAGCCAGAGTTCAAAGAGCTGCTGCTCCAGTTAATGCTGCTCAAAGAGTCGCTGCTTTGTTACAGAACACAAAAGAAGCTAGAGTTAACGTCGAAGGCTTACCAAGAGAAATTAAACAAGATGCTGTTAGA gaatttttttcttctgaaGTTGGTGGTGTCCAAAGAGTTTTACTAAGTTACAACGAAAGAGGTAATTCTACCGGTATGGCTACTATTACTTTCAGAAATGGTGAAATGGCTAAGAGAGCTGTAGCCAAATTCAACGGTGCCCCAATTGATGGTGGTAGATCTAGATTAAAGTTAAACTTAATCATCGATCCAACTGCTCAACCTGTTAGAACCTTAAACGAAAGAATCACCGCTCTACCAAGAGGTGTTCCTTCTCAAAGAGGCCAACAAAGACCTCACCAAAGGGGCCAACAAAGACCTCAACAAAGAGGCCAACAAAAACCTCAACAAAGGGGCCAACAAAGAGCTCCATCTAGAAAAGCTGCTGCTGCTAAGGCTGAAAAGCAAAAGAGAAGAGAAAAGCCAGTCAAGAAAAGtttagaagaattagaCAAGGAAATGGCCGActattttgaagaaaagaaataa